The Musa acuminata AAA Group cultivar baxijiao chromosome BXJ1-8, Cavendish_Baxijiao_AAA, whole genome shotgun sequence genomic sequence TAGCACCCTCTAATCGTTTCAGTAAAGAGCTAAACAGTAACGGACACGGAAGGAAAGCGGCAAAAAACGAGAGAATCTATGAGCCATCTCaagcacttgagaaggaaaaggagGGGAAAGGCTTAGAGACAATAGCTTTAACGGTTTCGAAGGATTAGTTCTGCACAACCAGGCTGTAGACGCATGGTCTCCTCCATTCAACAAGCAAATTGTTATCATACTTGATAAAATCTTTAGAGGCATCTCTGTCTGATTTTTCATAAATTGAGGAGGAGAAGAATCATCTGTAGCCATGGTTgtacatcatctataaccatgttTTGCTGCTTTGTCTTCGAGTAACGGTTAATAGAAGAAGACCGGGGAGGACCGGAGTACTTTTTGCTAGAGTTGGGACCGAATAGTGagcaataaattattaaaaacatTTATATGtacgaaataaataaataaataaaaaaagagtagTTCTGCATCACTAAGAATTAATAGAGTTATATCACATATACTGAGTCTGACTCATAACATAAAAGCTTAAAATTGATGGCAAATATGACATATATTTACTCTAATCAGCTTTACTCAACtcatatttatttgatttttaacaTAGTATCAAAACCACCTGAACAAATCTGATCTGtataagtaaaaaagaaaaagattaataGATGTATATGAGGAAATATGTTATAGAGTTAGAAAAAAATATAGTAAAGTTTTATAGAGAAAGATGTAGAAAATATTTATAAGCTTAAGATGAAAGAAGAAAGATGACTGAAAGGATAGTCTCAAATTGCCaagaatttaaataatcaaattaCATTAATTAATTTTAGTCGACAAATTATATTGGATCGAATTCATATCATGATGATCAGTTTTATTCAGACTCATGTTTTGTTAGAAATATCTTTATTAGATTTCTAATAAATGACCTCAGTTTAAACTTCCCGAGTTTTTTTTTATCCATCGTGCCGTGACGACACTTGTCTCACTTCACCATAACGTGAACTCACAAGTTGACGTCCAACACTGAAAGCAAAacggtgtttttttttttttttttttttttttttttttgtgtgtgaaagcaTAAGGTTGTTAATTAATGTAAAGATCttaaaaagatttaaaaaaaaaaaaaaagactttagcACCCAACTGCAGGACAATTCtatataaaatatttctcatATATCCTGACATAAACAGTACCATGTTTATATCAACCAACAAATGCTTTAATATTTTAATGAATCCCATGCCATCTTCAGTGGGAAAACCACTCACAAAAACCCCTCCTTGCATCATGTTTCAACAAGCTATACATCATTTGCAATTGACACCGATGAAGACGCTCCTTTATACATAGTTTCTCAAGCCGAGAGGGAAAGAGGAGGATGACAGAAGCAAcagaaaagaatatatatatatatatatatatatatatatatatatatatatatatatatatatatatttatttatttatttatatgatacgGTTTACacccaacaaagcaatttagtagaTTCTTCTGCTGCACAGGCTTGAAGGATAAGAAAAATGTTGGATCCACCTCAAGAGACTCTTGGTAGCTTTCAAGCATAGCAACAATTTCATAAAATTGCAGCCTTTTATCTGGGTTGGTAGCCCAACACCTACTCATGAGATGGCTGAACGCCAAAGGGCATGAAGCCGGCAAGGCCGGTCTAGCATTCTGCAGCAACCAAGTACTTGTAAGGTGTAACAGAGCCAAGTAATCAAATTTGGGGATAGGAGTTCAAGTTTCCAGCATCCCTTCTAACAAATCGTGCATGAAAAAAATTGCTGTTTATTTTATCTTGGTTGTCATCTTTTGATGGTAGAATGAAGTTATGGATCTCACTAATTGGCCTGTGTGTCAAATCATGTGGTGTGATGAACAATCAGTAGAAGAACTACTTTGGCTTTTTCGATTCTTCCAATTAGAAAGAGAATTTAAGTCAACAAGCCAAAAAAAACAAGCAGTGTCGTCGATCATGTACCTTGTGCGCGACGGCATAAGCAGCTTGTTCAGGAGTCATGTCGTGGAACGGGATCAGTGCTGTTAGTAGTTCCCATAGAACAATGCCAAAGCTGTACACATCAACTTTTCTCGTATGAATCTTTTCCTTGATCATTTCAGGAGCCATCCATCGATGTGTGCTCGTGAAACCCTTTCCACTGCCGCACTGAGATTCCAAGCATGAGATTCCGAAATCTGCAACCTTCACTGATAGATCTTCTCCAACAAGGATGTTTTCCGACTTAAGATCACGATGAATGATTCCCTGGGAGTGAAGGTAACTCATGCCACGAGCAATATCGAGAGCTAGTTTGAGGACCAGACTGTAAGGAAGCGAGTGAGGCTCATGATTGTGTAGGTATTTTCTAAGAGAGCCACCTGCCATGTACTCGGTGATGATGCAGAAGACGGGAGGTTTCTTGCATGCTGCGACTAACTGCACATCAAAATCCGGATGATGGATTTGAGTTAGCACATGCACAAGTCTCATCATGAGCAACTTGGACAACAAAAGAATGAAGCTTTCGGTAA encodes the following:
- the LOC135587747 gene encoding serine/threonine/tyrosine-protein kinase HT1-like isoform X2, with the translated sequence MKIFDCFKEKSTGATIRRQRKLSLSEYRGAVSWSKYLVSSGGEIKVGSEERWSADMSQLLIGSKFATGRHSRIYHGRYKGREVAIKLMSQPEEDPALAAALEQQFTSELVAACKKPPVFCIITEYMAGGSLRKYLHNHEPHSLPYSLVLKLALDIARGMSYLHSQGIIHRDLKSENILVGEDLSVKVADFGISCLESQCGSGKGFTSTHRWMAPEMIKEKIHTRKVDVYSFGIVLWELLTALIPFHDMTPEQAAYAVAHKNARPALPASCPLAFSHLMSRCWATNPDKRLQFYEIVAMLESYQESLEVDPTFFLSFKPVQQKNLLNCFVGCKPYHINK
- the LOC135587747 gene encoding serine/threonine/tyrosine-protein kinase HT1-like isoform X1, encoding MKIFDCFKEKSTGATIRRQRKLSLSEYRGAVSWSKYLVSSGGEIKVGSEERWSADMSQLLIGSKFATGRHSRIYHGRYKGREVAIKLMSQPEEDPALAAALEQQFTSEVALLFRLHHPNIITLVAACKKPPVFCIITEYMAGGSLRKYLHNHEPHSLPYSLVLKLALDIARGMSYLHSQGIIHRDLKSENILVGEDLSVKVADFGISCLESQCGSGKGFTSTHRWMAPEMIKEKIHTRKVDVYSFGIVLWELLTALIPFHDMTPEQAAYAVAHKNARPALPASCPLAFSHLMSRCWATNPDKRLQFYEIVAMLESYQESLEVDPTFFLSFKPVQQKNLLNCFVGCKPYHINK